The Nitrospira sp. genome window below encodes:
- the rpsG gene encoding 30S ribosomal protein S7: MPRSKFLDQREVLPDVRYRDKLVGKFVNTLMSGGKKSTAERICYGAFDAIQEKTGNDPLKVFKAAIDNVKPIVEVKSRRVGGASYQVPVEIRPARRVSLALRWLAEYSRTRGGKSMRERLAAELMDASNNTGASVKKREDVHRMAEANKAFAHYRW, from the coding sequence ATGCCAAGAAGTAAATTTCTGGATCAGCGCGAAGTCCTTCCTGATGTGCGATATCGCGATAAGCTTGTTGGGAAGTTTGTGAATACGCTGATGAGCGGCGGAAAGAAGAGCACGGCGGAGCGTATTTGCTACGGAGCCTTCGATGCGATTCAGGAGAAGACTGGGAATGATCCGTTGAAGGTCTTCAAGGCTGCCATTGATAATGTGAAGCCGATTGTTGAAGTGAAGTCGAGGCGTGTCGGTGGAGCCTCGTATCAGGTTCCTGTCGAGATCCGCCCGGCGAGGAGGGTGTCGTTGGCTCTTCGTTGGTTGGCTGAGTATTCGCGGACTCGCGGCGGGAAAAGCATGCGGGAACGCTTGGCTGCTGAATTGATGGATGCGTCGAATAATACCGGCGCCTCTGTGAAGAAACGGGAAGACGTGCATCGGATGGCGGAAGCGAATAAAGCCTTCGCCCATTATCGCTGGTAG
- the rpsL gene encoding 30S ribosomal protein S12 yields the protein MPTINQLVRKGRNLVKAKTKSPALKGCPQKRGVCLRVYTTTPKKPNSALRKVARVRLTNGMEVTTYIPGVGHNLQEHSIVLVRGGRVKDLPGVRYHLVRGALDAVGVADRKQSRSKYGAKRPK from the coding sequence ATGCCGACAATCAATCAGTTAGTGCGAAAAGGGCGAAACCTCGTCAAGGCGAAGACGAAGAGTCCGGCGCTCAAAGGCTGTCCTCAAAAACGGGGAGTTTGTCTCCGTGTGTATACGACGACTCCGAAGAAGCCGAACTCGGCGTTGCGTAAAGTGGCTCGCGTTCGATTGACGAACGGCATGGAAGTCACGACGTATATCCCTGGTGTCGGGCATAACCTGCAGGAGCACTCGATTGTGCTTGTGCGTGGCGGCCGCGTCAAGGACCTTCCCGGCGTTCGCTACCATTTGGTGCGCGGTGCTCTCGATGCCGTCGGTGTGGCTGATCGTAAGCAGAGCCGTTCGAAGTACGGCGCCAAGCGTCCGAAGTAA